A part of Miscanthus floridulus cultivar M001 chromosome 6, ASM1932011v1, whole genome shotgun sequence genomic DNA contains:
- the LOC136460040 gene encoding U-box domain-containing protein 1-like, with protein sequence MEVKPHTARVLVGRLHGATAACDGAAAAAAVSEIRLASKEDPEIRAPLADAGAVPLLAAQLHHASPVSVDAAAALLNISISARDQVATAPGVLDALTSALRSGHAAHHAAAVVYSLLCGGESHRAAVCARRPLLSALVALLRASPKPSTRATKDALKALFGVALYTPSRATLVSLGVVQALFALVMTDERNGIVEDATAVVAQVAGCAESLEAFRWVSGVRILLDLVEAGGAATPRARENAAAALLNLVVAGGEAAAAEVVAVGGAEETVRELAEDSAASPRGKAKAEALLRALEGAGPAARRREHRLSDFLDGLVQSDPYISSPASASTHG encoded by the coding sequence ATGGAAGTGAAGCCGCACACGGCACGGGTCCTGGTGGGCCGCCTGCACGGCGCCACCGCGGCTTGCGAcggggccgcggcggcggcggcggtgtccgAGATCCGCCTCGCCTCCAAGGAAGACCCCGAGATCCGGGCGCCGCTAGCGGACGCGGGCGCGGTGCCCCTCCTCGCCGCGCAGCTCCACCACGCGTCGCCCGTGTCCGTGGACGCGGCGGCCGCGCTCCTCAACATCTCCATCTCGGCGCGGGACCAGGTGGCGACGGCTCCCGGCGTGCTGGACGCGCTGACGTCGGCGCTGCGATCCGGCCACGCCGCGCACCACGCGGCGGCCGTGGTCTACAGCCTCCTCTGCGGCGGGGAGTCCCACCGCGCGGCGGTGTGCGCGCGGCGGCCGCTGCTATCGGCGCTGGTGGCGCTCCTCCGCGCGTCGCCCAAGCCAAGCACGCGCGCCACCAAGGACGCGCTCAAGGCGCTGTTCGGCGTGGCGCTGTACACGCCGAGCCGCGCGACGCTGGTCTCCCTGGGCGTCGTGCAGGCGCTCTTCGCGCTGGTGATGACGGACGAGCGGAACGGCATCGTGGAGGACGCCACCGCCGTGGTCGCGCAGGTGGCCGGGTGCGCCGAGAGCCTCGAGGCGTTCCGGTGGGTGTCCGGGGTGCGCATCCTCCTCGACCTCGTCGAGGCGGGCGGCGCCGCCACGCCCAGGGCAAGGGagaacgccgccgccgcgctgcttAACCTCGTCGTCGCCGGCGGCGAGGCGGCCGCGGCTGAGGTGGTCGCCGTCGGGGGTGCTGAGGAGACCGTGCGCGAGCTCGCCGAGGACAGCGCCGCCAGCCCCCGCGGGAAGGCCAAGGCAGAGGCGCTGCTGCGCGCGCTCGAGGGCGCCGGTCCCGCCGCCAGGAGGCGCGAGCACCGCCTCTCCGATTTCCTCGACGGCCTCGTGCAGTCCGATCCCTACATCTCGTCGCCGGCGTCGGCGTCCACGCACGGCTAG